A DNA window from Xanthomonas campestris pv. campestris str. ATCC 33913 contains the following coding sequences:
- the miaB gene encoding tRNA (N6-isopentenyl adenosine(37)-C2)-methylthiotransferase MiaB, which produces MPGTSVSDLPTTATAVDAPALLPLPVGRPQAPALVRGKLYIKTHGCQMNEYDSAKMADVLAASEGLELTDNPEDADVVLVNTCSIREKAQEKVFSQLGRWKALKAGGKPVIIGVGGCVASQEGEAIVKRAPYVDLVFGPQTLHRLPELIRARRESGKSQVDISFPEIEKFDRLPEPRADGPSAFVSIMEGCSKYCSFCVVPYTRGEEVSRPFEDVLVEVAQLAAQGVREINLLGQNVNAYRGAYGADAGEPAQYADLGLLIRTIAQIDGIGRIRFTTSHPLEFSDSLVDAYRDVPQLANYLHLPVQAGSDRILSAMKRGYTALEFKSKIRKLRAVRPDISISSDFIVGFPGETDADFDKTMKLIEDVGFDQSFSFIYSRRPGTPASDLEDDTPDAVKQARLARLQAHINAHAAGISQRMVGSVQRVLVEGPSRRDANELTGKTENMRPVNFPGNPRLVGQFVDVLITEALSNSLRGRIQLDDSAA; this is translated from the coding sequence ATGCCCGGGACATCCGTTTCCGATCTGCCGACCACGGCCACCGCCGTGGACGCGCCCGCCCTGCTGCCCCTGCCCGTTGGCCGCCCGCAAGCGCCTGCCCTGGTGCGCGGCAAGCTGTACATCAAGACCCACGGGTGCCAGATGAACGAGTACGACTCGGCCAAGATGGCCGACGTGCTTGCCGCGTCCGAAGGACTGGAGCTCACCGACAATCCGGAAGACGCGGACGTGGTGCTGGTCAACACCTGCTCCATTCGCGAAAAGGCGCAGGAAAAGGTGTTCAGCCAGTTGGGCCGCTGGAAGGCGCTCAAGGCCGGCGGCAAGCCGGTGATCATCGGCGTGGGTGGCTGCGTGGCGTCGCAGGAAGGCGAAGCGATCGTCAAGCGCGCGCCGTACGTGGACCTGGTGTTTGGCCCGCAGACCCTGCACCGGCTGCCGGAGTTGATCCGTGCGCGCCGTGAGTCCGGCAAGTCGCAGGTGGACATCAGCTTCCCGGAGATCGAGAAGTTCGACCGCCTGCCCGAACCGCGTGCCGATGGCCCGTCGGCGTTCGTGTCGATCATGGAAGGTTGTTCCAAGTACTGCTCGTTCTGCGTGGTGCCATATACACGTGGCGAAGAAGTCAGCCGGCCGTTCGAGGACGTGCTGGTGGAAGTGGCGCAGCTGGCTGCACAAGGCGTGCGCGAGATCAATCTGCTCGGCCAGAACGTCAACGCGTATCGCGGTGCGTACGGTGCCGATGCTGGCGAGCCGGCGCAGTACGCCGATCTGGGGTTGCTGATCCGTACCATTGCGCAGATCGACGGGATTGGCCGGATCCGCTTTACCACCTCGCACCCGCTGGAGTTTTCCGATTCGCTGGTCGATGCCTACCGCGATGTGCCGCAGCTGGCCAATTACCTGCATCTGCCGGTGCAGGCCGGCAGCGACCGCATCCTGTCGGCGATGAAGCGCGGCTACACCGCACTGGAATTCAAGTCCAAGATCCGCAAGCTGCGCGCAGTGCGGCCAGACATCTCGATCAGCTCCGACTTCATCGTCGGCTTTCCGGGCGAGACCGACGCCGATTTCGACAAGACCATGAAGTTGATCGAGGACGTGGGCTTCGACCAGAGCTTCTCCTTTATCTACTCGCGTCGCCCCGGTACGCCGGCATCGGATCTGGAAGACGACACCCCCGATGCGGTGAAGCAGGCTCGCCTTGCACGTCTGCAGGCGCATATCAACGCGCATGCCGCCGGCATTTCGCAACGCATGGTCGGCAGCGTGCAACGCGTGCTGGTGGAAGGCCCGTCGCGCCGTGATGCCAATGAGCTCACCGGCAAGACCGAAAACATGCGCCCGGTGAATTTCCCGGGGAATCCGCGCCTGGTGGGCCAGTTCGTGGATGTGCTGATCACCGAAGCACTGAGCAATTCGCTGCGCGGGCGCATCCAATTGGACGACAGCGCGGCCTGA
- a CDS encoding helix-turn-helix transcriptional regulator, with product MASTAARLLRLIALMQNGRDWPGAALAERLGIHPRSVRRDMERLRELGYPIRAVSGTGGGYRLGHGAAALPLLFEEDEALTVAIALRAAAPAIAGLDDAAARVLTKLDPLLPRRHQQRASAAHAAMASLPTAAPGSLVDASMLTLLAGACRDRTTLQLEYRRHSGEQIRRRVVPALLVNYGRRWYLLAWDCERQDWRTLRADRIDQAQPTGMQAQARALPDEPLQLLRKAIGEAPFPHRARVRLRGSLQELAARVPPWLGALEADGTDHCWLGLGAPSLPALAANLLLLEEPFEALAPDHLRAPLCEALTQLRTRLEHLPASTGEDTWQVPGKLGHSAA from the coding sequence ATGGCCTCCACCGCAGCCCGCCTGCTTCGTCTGATCGCGCTCATGCAGAACGGGCGGGATTGGCCGGGCGCGGCTCTCGCCGAGCGCCTGGGGATTCACCCGCGCAGCGTGCGCCGCGATATGGAGCGGTTGCGCGAGCTGGGCTACCCGATCCGCGCGGTATCCGGCACCGGCGGCGGCTACCGGCTGGGGCACGGCGCGGCGGCCTTGCCGCTGCTGTTCGAAGAAGACGAAGCGCTGACTGTGGCCATCGCGCTGCGCGCGGCCGCGCCGGCCATTGCTGGCCTGGACGACGCGGCCGCGCGCGTGCTGACCAAGCTCGATCCACTGCTGCCGCGCCGCCACCAGCAACGCGCCAGCGCCGCGCATGCCGCCATGGCCAGCCTGCCCACCGCCGCGCCAGGCAGCCTGGTGGACGCGTCGATGCTGACCCTGCTGGCCGGGGCCTGCCGCGATCGCACCACCTTGCAGCTGGAGTACCGGCGCCATTCCGGCGAGCAGATCCGCCGCCGGGTCGTGCCAGCCCTGCTGGTGAACTACGGACGCCGCTGGTACCTGCTGGCCTGGGATTGCGAACGCCAGGATTGGCGCACCCTGCGCGCGGACCGCATCGATCAGGCCCAGCCCACCGGCATGCAGGCGCAAGCCCGCGCGCTGCCAGACGAGCCATTGCAGCTGCTGCGCAAGGCGATCGGCGAGGCGCCGTTTCCGCATCGGGCCCGGGTGCGCCTGCGCGGCAGCCTGCAGGAACTGGCCGCCCGCGTACCGCCCTGGCTGGGCGCGCTGGAGGCGGACGGCACCGACCACTGCTGGCTGGGCCTGGGCGCGCCCAGCCTGCCGGCATTGGCGGCCAACCTGTTGCTGCTCGAGGAGCCGTTCGAGGCGCTCGCGCCAGATCACCTGCGCGCCCCGTTGTGCGAGGCGCTGACGCAGCTGCGGACCCGGCTGGAGCACTTGCCGGCAAGCACCGGCGAGGACACTTGGCAAGTGCCGGGCAAGCTGGGACACTCCGCCGCATGA
- a CDS encoding magnesium and cobalt transport protein CorA, whose translation MNNRRHPENPSCVITCAYYDGHGARHDISLEQISDELQRPDGFVWVGLYEPQESVLRKLQEEFGLHDLAIEDALKAHQRPKAESYGNSLFVVVNTAQLVNERIRYGETHAFLGARFLLTVRHGASLSYTPVRHRVEREPAMLRMGSAFCLYGVLDFVVDNYLPIMDEFRDTLEGLEKDIFAENYKRETVVRLYELKRELNKMRLVVAPLQDVLSHLKRNPGSLIHGEVGVYLRDVLDHAVRINDAIDTLREMLGTALSVNLSMVTLAQGETVKRLGAWAALLAAPTLITSWYGMNFTHMPELDKPYAYPLLVGGIVASCLVLYRLFKRARWL comes from the coding sequence ATGAACAACCGTCGCCACCCGGAAAACCCGTCCTGCGTCATCACCTGCGCCTATTACGACGGCCACGGCGCGCGCCACGACATCAGCCTGGAACAGATCAGCGACGAGTTACAGCGCCCGGACGGCTTCGTCTGGGTTGGTCTGTACGAGCCGCAGGAATCGGTGCTGCGCAAACTTCAGGAAGAGTTCGGCCTGCATGACCTGGCGATCGAGGATGCGCTCAAGGCGCATCAGCGGCCCAAGGCCGAGAGCTATGGCAATTCGTTGTTCGTGGTGGTCAACACCGCGCAGCTGGTCAACGAACGGATCCGCTACGGCGAAACGCATGCCTTCCTCGGCGCACGTTTTTTGCTCACCGTGCGCCACGGCGCCTCGCTCTCCTACACGCCGGTGCGCCACCGCGTGGAACGCGAGCCGGCGATGCTGCGCATGGGCTCGGCGTTTTGCCTGTATGGCGTGCTGGACTTCGTGGTGGACAACTACCTGCCGATCATGGACGAGTTCCGCGACACCCTGGAAGGCCTGGAAAAAGACATCTTCGCGGAGAACTACAAACGCGAAACCGTGGTGCGCCTGTACGAACTCAAGCGCGAACTCAACAAGATGCGGCTGGTGGTGGCCCCGCTGCAGGACGTGCTCTCGCACCTCAAGCGCAATCCCGGCTCGCTGATTCACGGCGAAGTCGGCGTCTACCTGCGCGATGTGCTGGATCATGCTGTGCGCATCAACGACGCCATCGACACCTTGCGCGAAATGCTGGGCACCGCGCTGAGCGTCAACCTCTCCATGGTGACCCTGGCACAGGGTGAAACCGTCAAACGCCTCGGCGCCTGGGCCGCCCTGCTGGCCGCCCCTACCCTGATCACCAGCTGGTACGGCATGAACTTCACCCATATGCCCGAACTCGACAAACCCTACGCTTACCCGCTGCTGGTCGGCGGCATCGTTGCCTCCTGTCTCGTCCTGTATCGCCTGTTCAAGCGCGCGCGCTGGCTGTAA
- a CDS encoding glutathione S-transferase family protein yields MHSDRHITLFHNPQSRSRGVLVLLEELGADYSLQRLDLERGDQRDAAFLAINPMGKIPAITHGNSVVTEQAAIYQYLAELYPDAGLSPAPGDPDRGAYLRWLAFYGSAFEPALIDKAMKRDAPPRSLSPWADFPTVLAVVDAQLAKGDYLLGARCSAADVLWGSALGWMAGFKMIDPPAPTLAYIARMAARPAVARAAAVDAGA; encoded by the coding sequence ATGCATAGCGACCGCCACATCACCTTGTTCCACAATCCGCAATCGCGCTCGCGCGGAGTCCTGGTGCTGCTGGAGGAACTGGGCGCCGACTACAGCCTGCAGCGGCTGGATCTGGAGCGCGGCGACCAGCGCGATGCCGCGTTCCTGGCGATCAACCCGATGGGCAAGATTCCCGCGATCACGCACGGCAACAGCGTGGTGACCGAACAGGCGGCGATCTACCAATACCTGGCCGAGCTGTACCCGGACGCCGGGCTGTCGCCTGCGCCGGGCGACCCGGACCGCGGCGCCTATTTGCGCTGGCTGGCGTTCTACGGCTCGGCTTTCGAGCCGGCCCTGATCGACAAGGCCATGAAGCGCGATGCACCGCCACGCTCGCTATCGCCATGGGCAGACTTCCCCACCGTGCTGGCGGTGGTGGATGCCCAGCTGGCCAAGGGCGACTATCTGCTCGGCGCGCGTTGTTCCGCCGCCGACGTGCTGTGGGGCAGCGCGCTGGGCTGGATGGCCGGCTTCAAGATGATCGACCCACCTGCCCCGACCCTGGCCTACATCGCACGCATGGCCGCGCGGCCAGCGGTGGCGCGGGCCGCGGCGGTCGATGCCGGCGCCTGA
- a CDS encoding DUF4105 domain-containing protein encodes MNLRQRSTAVRGPARHAAAWWAGCSALLLLALLSLQSAMAQAPRIGVATMQPGEVFFERFGHDAIVVVDPATQQVTSYNFGFFDPGEPDFVPRFARGEMMYYLVALPLEEDLAQYRDGGRGVSIQWLDLPPEQAQALADGLAVRSRPENARYHYDYFVANCATMVRDTLDRAMGGALKSQLAGRSRGNTFRSEAVRLASPAPWMWLGFDLGLGPYADRPLSRWEEAFVPMRLADSLTQVHNSAGRPLVQSTQVLLPHRIAPEPAEQQRHWWPWLLTGVLVAAGVLAVRRRQRLLAGAALPFWLLCAIGGGLLVYLWGFTAHQSAWANRNLLLVNPLCVLLCVGGITLLRGRRPGRWFDVLCWVVAACALLALVIHWLSFQAQDNLQWVLLLLPIHAALAIALRPRALPVRAR; translated from the coding sequence TTGAACCTGCGCCAGCGCAGCACCGCCGTGCGCGGGCCGGCACGCCACGCCGCCGCATGGTGGGCAGGCTGCAGTGCACTCCTGCTGCTCGCCCTGCTGAGCCTGCAGAGCGCCATGGCGCAGGCGCCGCGCATCGGCGTGGCCACCATGCAGCCGGGCGAAGTGTTCTTCGAGCGCTTCGGCCATGACGCCATCGTGGTGGTCGACCCGGCCACTCAGCAGGTGACCTCGTACAACTTCGGTTTCTTCGATCCCGGTGAGCCCGACTTCGTGCCGCGTTTTGCGCGCGGCGAGATGATGTACTACCTGGTGGCGCTGCCGCTGGAAGAAGACCTCGCGCAATACCGCGACGGCGGCCGCGGCGTGAGCATCCAGTGGCTGGATCTGCCGCCAGAACAGGCGCAGGCCCTGGCCGATGGTCTGGCGGTGCGGAGCCGGCCGGAAAATGCGCGCTACCACTACGATTATTTCGTTGCCAACTGCGCCACGATGGTCCGGGACACCCTGGATCGTGCCATGGGCGGCGCGCTCAAGTCGCAATTGGCCGGCCGCTCGCGCGGCAACACCTTCCGCAGCGAAGCGGTGCGCCTGGCCTCCCCTGCCCCATGGATGTGGCTCGGCTTCGACCTGGGCCTGGGGCCGTACGCAGACCGCCCGCTGTCGCGTTGGGAAGAAGCCTTCGTGCCGATGCGCCTGGCCGACAGCCTGACCCAGGTGCACAACAGCGCCGGACGTCCGCTGGTGCAATCCACCCAGGTGCTGTTGCCGCATCGCATTGCACCGGAGCCGGCCGAACAGCAACGGCACTGGTGGCCTTGGCTGCTGACCGGCGTGCTGGTCGCCGCGGGCGTGTTGGCAGTGCGCCGCAGGCAGCGTTTGCTGGCCGGCGCGGCGCTGCCGTTCTGGCTGTTGTGCGCCATCGGCGGCGGCCTGCTGGTGTATCTGTGGGGATTCACCGCGCACCAGTCTGCATGGGCCAACCGTAATCTGCTGCTGGTCAATCCGCTGTGCGTGTTGCTCTGCGTGGGCGGCATTACGCTGCTGCGCGGCCGCCGGCCGGGTCGCTGGTTCGATGTGTTGTGCTGGGTGGTCGCTGCGTGCGCGCTGCTGGCGCTGGTGATTCACTGGTTGTCGTTCCAGGCGCAGGACAACCTGCAGTGGGTGTTGCTGCTGCTGCCGATTCATGCCGCACTGGCCATCGCGCTGCGTCCGCGCGCCTTGCCGGTGCGTGCGCGCTGA
- a CDS encoding lytic transglycosylase domain-containing protein — MKGMSRILGLLFVTLAAAPASAGTLYKCVSADGIASYVSKRQSGATCSIISQYTPDRSASRSSARLAASPARAVPDINSGAPATIISVPVTARRTAEVASAPVPAGRSMPVSESAIAPLPAAAAVNPRRVVSGQVYSYMKDGVRHYTSARPRQVASIEGLRTIHYSFIETCYACGAKPGVNFGAIRLNTSAYQQEIAAAAREFGVEESIVRAIIHAESAYDPLALSRAGAQGLMQLMPGTARRFGVSDAYDAGQNIRGGVQYLSWLLKRFNGDLTLAAAGYNAGEGAVDRYGGVPPYSETQRYVQRVGLLAGRYRGQASTAN; from the coding sequence ATGAAGGGGATGTCAAGAATACTGGGGCTCTTGTTTGTCACTTTGGCGGCTGCGCCCGCCAGCGCCGGCACGCTGTACAAGTGTGTCAGCGCCGATGGCATTGCCAGTTACGTCAGCAAGCGCCAGAGCGGCGCCACCTGCAGCATCATCAGCCAGTACACCCCAGACCGCTCGGCCAGCCGGTCGTCTGCTCGCCTGGCCGCCAGCCCGGCGCGTGCTGTGCCCGACATCAACAGCGGTGCCCCGGCCACCATCATCAGCGTGCCGGTCACCGCACGCCGCACGGCCGAGGTCGCCAGCGCGCCGGTGCCGGCGGGCCGCAGCATGCCAGTGTCCGAGAGCGCCATCGCGCCACTGCCGGCAGCGGCTGCAGTCAACCCGCGCCGGGTGGTCAGCGGCCAGGTGTATTCGTATATGAAGGACGGCGTGCGGCACTACACCAGTGCGCGCCCGCGCCAGGTGGCCAGCATCGAAGGCCTGCGCACCATCCATTACAGCTTCATCGAGACCTGCTACGCCTGTGGCGCCAAGCCGGGCGTCAACTTCGGGGCGATCCGGCTCAATACCAGTGCCTACCAGCAGGAGATCGCTGCCGCCGCGCGCGAGTTCGGGGTCGAAGAGTCGATCGTGCGCGCGATCATCCATGCCGAATCCGCGTATGACCCGCTGGCCTTGAGCCGCGCCGGCGCACAAGGTCTGATGCAGCTGATGCCGGGCACCGCGCGCAGGTTCGGGGTCAGCGATGCCTACGATGCGGGGCAGAACATCCGCGGCGGCGTGCAATACCTGTCGTGGCTCTTGAAGCGTTTCAACGGCGATCTCACCCTGGCCGCTGCCGGGTACAACGCGGGCGAGGGTGCGGTGGATCGTTATGGTGGCGTGCCGCCCTACAGCGAGACCCAGCGCTACGTGCAACGCGTCGGCCTGCTGGCTGGCCGCTACCGCGGGCAGGCCTCCACCGCCAATTAG
- the ybeY gene encoding rRNA maturation RNase YbeY yields the protein MTKGPVRLDVGVSYALPRTGLPSSVSFRKWVAAALKGRIREADLAVRVVDEKEGCSLNHHYRGKDYATNVLSFPAEMPQGLPKGVKMPLLGDLVICAPVVAREAAEQGKSLSAHYAHLTVHGTLHLLGWDHEDDKEADAMEQLEREILAELGIDDPYAGER from the coding sequence ATGACCAAAGGTCCGGTCCGCCTCGACGTCGGAGTCAGCTATGCGCTGCCGCGCACCGGGCTACCGTCGTCGGTGAGTTTTCGCAAGTGGGTGGCGGCCGCGCTGAAGGGGCGGATCCGCGAAGCCGATCTGGCGGTACGCGTGGTCGACGAGAAGGAAGGCTGCTCGCTCAACCATCACTACCGCGGCAAGGATTACGCCACCAACGTGCTCAGCTTCCCGGCGGAGATGCCTCAGGGCCTGCCCAAGGGCGTCAAGATGCCGCTGCTTGGCGATCTGGTGATCTGTGCGCCGGTGGTGGCCCGCGAGGCCGCCGAGCAAGGCAAGTCACTGAGCGCGCACTACGCGCACCTCACCGTGCACGGCACCTTGCACCTGCTGGGCTGGGACCACGAGGACGACAAGGAAGCCGACGCGATGGAACAGCTGGAGCGCGAGATCCTGGCCGAACTCGGCATTGACGACCCGTACGCGGGAGAGCGCTGA
- a CDS encoding NAD-dependent succinate-semialdehyde dehydrogenase produces MSYDTVNPANGQVEHTQHTLDAAAIEARLAASAKAFPEWAALPLAERGALLRRVGEELTKRREDLQRIMTAEMGKLRREALAEIDKCAQGCAYYAEHAAEYLAPRAIPTEAQSSYVRYEPLGCVFAVMPWNFPLWQAFRFLAPGLMAGNVALLKHASNVPRCADAMKEVLDAAGIPPGVFDVLHIDNDQAAEVLRDDRIAAVTLTGSERAGRSLAANAGDQLKKCVMELGGSDAFVVLDDADLERTVQSAVQSRFDNSGQTCIAAKRFIVVDAIADQFVERFVAAAAQRVLGDPQQDATTLAPMARADLRDELHKQVQESVSKGAKVLLGGEPVAGSHAGYPATILDQVGPGMPAYEQELFGPVAAVIRVADEAEAVRVANDTTFGLGGSVWTADAKRGERVAQQLQCGAAFVNSVVKSDVRLPFGGIKRSGFGRELAEHGIHEFMNIKTIYVA; encoded by the coding sequence ATGTCCTACGACACCGTCAATCCGGCCAATGGCCAGGTCGAACATACCCAGCACACGCTGGACGCCGCCGCCATCGAGGCGCGTCTGGCTGCTTCCGCCAAGGCGTTTCCGGAGTGGGCAGCGCTGCCACTGGCCGAGCGCGGCGCCTTGTTGCGGCGGGTGGGCGAGGAGCTGACCAAGCGGCGCGAGGACCTGCAGCGCATCATGACGGCGGAGATGGGCAAGCTGCGTCGCGAAGCTCTGGCCGAGATCGATAAATGCGCACAGGGCTGCGCCTATTACGCCGAGCATGCGGCCGAGTACCTGGCGCCACGCGCCATTCCAACCGAGGCGCAGTCCAGCTATGTGCGCTATGAACCGCTGGGCTGCGTGTTTGCGGTGATGCCGTGGAATTTCCCGCTGTGGCAGGCGTTTCGCTTTCTCGCGCCGGGCCTGATGGCCGGCAATGTCGCGCTGCTCAAACACGCCAGCAACGTGCCGCGTTGCGCCGATGCGATGAAGGAGGTGCTAGACGCCGCCGGCATTCCGCCGGGTGTGTTCGACGTGCTGCATATCGACAACGATCAGGCCGCCGAGGTGTTGCGCGATGACCGCATTGCGGCAGTCACGCTCACCGGCAGCGAACGTGCCGGCCGCTCGCTGGCCGCTAATGCAGGCGATCAACTGAAAAAGTGCGTGATGGAACTGGGCGGCAGCGATGCCTTCGTGGTGCTCGACGATGCGGATCTGGAGCGCACCGTGCAGTCGGCAGTGCAGTCGCGCTTCGACAACAGCGGGCAGACCTGCATTGCCGCCAAGCGCTTTATCGTGGTGGATGCCATTGCCGACCAGTTCGTGGAGCGCTTCGTTGCCGCCGCCGCGCAGCGTGTGCTCGGCGACCCGCAGCAGGACGCGACCACACTTGCGCCGATGGCGCGTGCGGACCTGCGCGATGAATTGCACAAGCAGGTGCAGGAAAGCGTGTCCAAGGGTGCCAAGGTGTTGCTTGGCGGCGAGCCGGTGGCGGGGTCGCATGCGGGTTACCCGGCCACCATTCTCGACCAGGTCGGCCCAGGCATGCCGGCCTACGAGCAGGAATTGTTCGGGCCGGTCGCGGCGGTGATTCGCGTTGCCGATGAGGCCGAAGCGGTGCGCGTGGCCAATGACACCACCTTCGGTTTGGGCGGCAGCGTGTGGACCGCCGATGCCAAGCGAGGTGAGCGCGTTGCGCAGCAGTTGCAGTGCGGTGCGGCGTTCGTGAATTCGGTGGTGAAGAGCGATGTACGGTTGCCGTTCGGTGGGATCAAGCGCTCGGGATTCGGGCGGGAATTGGCCGAGCACGGGATCCATGAGTTCATGAATATCAAAACGATTTATGTGGCTTGA
- a CDS encoding HlyC/CorC family transporter, whose protein sequence is MSEDDSSQTSESPEKRRSWLERLSAAFSGEPHTRDELVALLRTAEQDGLIAADTLRMMEGAISVSELTVGDVMISRSQMVSLPVEARFLDLMKQVVESGHSRFPVHGENKDEVLGILLAKDLLRGVVADNGPGNVRELLRPAVLIPESKKLNVLLKEFRLSRNHMAIVVDEYGGVAGLVTIEDVLEQIVGEIDDEHDDAEEENSLIAIQADGRYVVDALTPIEDFNERFGADFPDDEYDTVGGLVTDAIGHLPETGEELTLGRFAFRVAKADARRVHAFHVTILPPDPQDDA, encoded by the coding sequence ATGTCCGAAGACGACAGTAGCCAAACCTCAGAATCCCCGGAAAAACGCCGTAGCTGGCTCGAGCGCTTGAGCGCGGCCTTCTCTGGCGAACCGCATACCCGCGACGAACTGGTCGCCCTGCTGCGCACCGCCGAACAAGACGGTCTCATCGCCGCAGACACCTTGCGCATGATGGAAGGCGCGATCTCCGTGTCCGAGCTCACCGTGGGCGACGTGATGATCTCGCGCTCGCAAATGGTGTCGTTGCCGGTGGAAGCACGCTTCCTCGACCTGATGAAGCAGGTGGTCGAATCCGGCCACTCGCGCTTCCCGGTACACGGCGAAAACAAGGACGAAGTGCTTGGCATCCTGCTGGCCAAGGACTTGTTGCGCGGCGTGGTGGCCGACAATGGCCCGGGCAACGTGCGCGAACTGCTGCGCCCGGCCGTGCTGATCCCCGAGTCGAAGAAGCTCAACGTCCTGCTCAAGGAATTTCGCCTCTCGCGCAACCATATGGCGATCGTGGTGGACGAGTACGGCGGCGTGGCCGGGCTGGTCACCATCGAAGACGTGCTGGAGCAGATCGTCGGCGAGATCGACGACGAGCACGACGATGCCGAAGAAGAGAATTCGTTGATCGCCATCCAGGCCGACGGCCGCTATGTGGTGGATGCGCTGACGCCGATCGAGGATTTCAACGAGCGCTTCGGCGCCGATTTCCCCGATGACGAATACGACACCGTGGGCGGACTGGTCACCGATGCAATCGGGCATCTGCCGGAAACCGGCGAGGAGCTGACCCTGGGCCGGTTTGCGTTCCGCGTGGCCAAGGCAGACGCGCGTCGCGTGCACGCCTTCCACGTCACCATTCTGCCGCCCGACCCGCAGGACGACGCTTGA
- a CDS encoding PhoH family protein has product MNSPASRDFTLDPADTERLANLAGPFDAHLRQIELKLGVEIANRGNIFRVTGPEPAVDAAQHLLTALYDEAASTTFDNHAIHLRLNDANVEQVAQRAYEPQDVAIKVKRGTVRGRGANQAKYLHAITTHDINFGIGPAGTGKTFLAVASAVEALNESRVQRLILVRPAVEAGEKLGFLPGDLSQKVDPYLRPLYDALYEMLGVEKVVKLLEKNVIEIAPLAYMRGRTLNDAYVILDEAQNTTIEQMKMFLTRLGFGSTAVVTGDLTQIDLPKHVKSGLRDAIDVLREVDGVSFTFFEARDVVRHPLVQRIVTAYEKHDLAHTPAEPAA; this is encoded by the coding sequence ATGAACTCACCAGCGTCCCGCGACTTCACCCTCGACCCGGCCGACACCGAGCGCCTGGCCAACCTGGCCGGTCCGTTCGATGCGCACCTGCGCCAGATCGAGCTCAAGCTTGGCGTGGAGATCGCCAACCGCGGCAACATCTTCCGCGTCACCGGCCCGGAGCCTGCGGTCGATGCCGCGCAGCATCTGCTGACCGCGCTATATGACGAAGCCGCCTCCACCACGTTCGACAACCACGCCATCCATCTGCGGCTCAACGATGCCAATGTCGAGCAGGTGGCGCAGCGCGCGTACGAACCACAGGACGTGGCGATCAAGGTCAAACGCGGCACCGTGCGTGGCCGCGGCGCCAACCAGGCCAAGTACCTGCACGCGATCACCACCCACGACATCAATTTCGGTATCGGCCCGGCCGGCACCGGCAAGACCTTCCTGGCCGTGGCCAGCGCCGTGGAGGCACTGAACGAGTCGCGCGTGCAGCGGCTGATCCTGGTGCGCCCGGCGGTGGAGGCTGGCGAGAAGCTGGGCTTTCTGCCCGGCGATCTCAGCCAGAAGGTCGACCCTTATCTGCGTCCGCTGTACGACGCGCTGTATGAAATGCTGGGCGTGGAAAAGGTGGTCAAGCTGCTGGAAAAGAACGTCATCGAGATCGCTCCGCTGGCCTACATGCGCGGGCGCACCCTCAACGACGCGTACGTGATCCTGGACGAGGCGCAGAACACCACCATCGAACAGATGAAGATGTTCCTGACCCGCCTGGGCTTCGGTTCCACCGCGGTGGTCACCGGCGATCTCACCCAGATCGACCTGCCCAAGCACGTCAAGTCCGGGCTGCGCGATGCCATCGACGTGCTGCGCGAGGTGGACGGGGTGAGCTTCACCTTCTTCGAAGCCCGCGACGTCGTGCGCCATCCGCTGGTACAACGCATCGTCACGGCGTACGAAAAGCACGATCTCGCCCACACGCCGGCCGAACCCGCGGCCTGA